The genomic DNA AGGAAAATAAAGTTGCCAAAAGGAGAATGGAGTCATATCTCTCTGAAGGTGCAACACATGCAAAAGCCTCGTGACACAATCAACAGCTAAGTTGAGTTTCAGCTGCTGACAGCTTCTGTCTGTAGGTGACGTCATGGGCAGTGTGACGCAGTCAAAGTACATTAATCGTACATATCAGTAAGAAACACACTCGTCTCTACTGACATCACAGTGAGTGACACCAAATCTAATTACCAACACAACCTCAAATAACTGCAAACTGATGTGAGGTGTAAGTTTAAAGAATAACTGAGACGTCTTAAAGGTTGAAAGTCTGGTGAATCTGCATTCCTATCTTCAGTGCAGCTGAATAAACATGCTGATTTTCTCTTTATGACACAGAATCTGTCACCATGTTTGATTCTTATgggcagaggtgggaagtaacaaagtacaaatactttgttagtgtacttaagtacagttttAGGTGTCTGTACTTTACTTGGGTATTTTTTATGAAAACGTTTTGCTTTTACTTCCTACAGATGAGATGTGTAACAGTCATTAGAATAAGAATTTAGATTTAATTGTATTCTCATATTCTaatattgtttattattataacacAATGTTCAGTTCCCTTTGAGTAAAAATAGATGATAGAATtgaatttttactttttaacttCATTGTTAGTTAAATAGTTGACATGTTTTTCCCTGTAAAAAAGTAATAACTCTTCAAGTGATCATGAGTGAACTCAGATGCAGACACGATGCAAAGCACTTTCTTGAAAACGCAGGAAAGTGCAAACTTTGTAGCTGCGTCCTGAGAGAGAGGTGACTGAGAACTTTGGAGTGAGCAGAGCGTTAAACCCTCTACAAAATGCCTCGTTTAGAagagtcagtgaaaaaaaacgaCTACCCGTCTTATCCTGTCTTGTGATACAAAATGCATCCTCTTTAATACAAACAGATGTAACTATTGTTATCCTTCCATCTGTGCCTTGTcaccaggggcggatctagagaaattttcttagggtggcatgagggtggcaaagaaatcaaatggggtggcaaaatcaaagcctttttttcccccccaaacacatatgcaggtggttacatatggttaaaatgattcaaatgcagtaagtatgcATGTTTTTCATacagtctataacttaattattgtatgtagcccacataattacacactttagttacataaaacatgtgagtttttatcttatgtactgtataccctgtatgataaataaatatgtagcccaataagtataaaatccagaaagctacacaacatggggcggttcatttacaaatacaagtctaacttaagtttcacactgttttttgttagaaccAAATCAAATTGTTACAGCTTAAactacacaaaatgtcagaaatctgcactgtcatgaacaaaaatttaaacctgatttttcatgatttgttggattaacccactcaggtctgaaatacaaccggccatttttgactccttttgagtttacatttgtatttcaccctcagattgtttcattttattttttcccccttgccttgtttggtatcattcttttcagctcaactgaatttagttgtttttttcactgacatactgcattagtactactattactattaatagtactattactgatctgaaatcaaacaaagaacttaaaatcctattagtattttttactgtaaaaaaaaaacacagacatgatgAGTAAATTTtgataacttgaaatgcaaatataaattgtacattttgtaaacatatacagctatttatctaaaaatgcagccaatacacctgctgtttttttcattttgtacaaccatttaaaaatattactaaaactaaaacgaGAGAGCAATCAggtgtcgcaataagatgcccaacaaatgatgtgtgccagtaaaaaaaaacaagtttgtccaccaaaagacagaggagaacagcacagggataaacccgcaggcctgacaacagcaggtgtatcactccgctggttttctacttagtgacagtgtttacattgcaaatgtgcctttgtgacattcattagtgccctcactgacacacaaaacaaaacaactacacaagacaacacaacacactaagtatacactccacactaaacgtcagaaatctcccacatctaaaaactctctctctctctcactcgctcgctctgtctcgctgccgttaccgacactcccaaaactctcccctcttcctaaacaaccaaatcctacATGTTGACTTTTTATCAATTGgccgacatggtgcatttttccaccgataggaaagaggtggctttttttccctttctttactgttttcgcaagggatcattttagggtggcacttgccaccccatgccacccttctaaaTCCGCCCCTGCTTGTCACctatttcattttgtaaaatcTGGCTAAAGCTTccaagtttgtgtgtttatttttttttccttctgactAGATGAAGCTTTATACACCATCCTTTCAGCATCCTTATACTTATCACCACCTGTGTTTATGTGCTGAAAGAAAAACGATTTCCTTATAGCTAAAACAAATTCTGAAATACAATTTcattaaatcaaataaacatttgtacattttgtagTAGATAAGTTACAAGTTACCAAAGTTAACTAGGTCACAGTTTTTACTACATACTGTAAATCAAACATAACACACCCTGGAGCATTTTATGACTCGATGGGGCCTCCCTTCACAGATGTGTCCGTATCAGGATGGGTCTAAACAACATGGTGTAAATGCAGTTGCTGGTGAGCCTCATTTCCTGTAGGAGGTGAACAAGAGCAGAGATCTGTTTCCCTTCAGAGCACAGAGGTTGTTTCTGTTCAGAGAAAGTCAAACTGTCTGACAGTCACTGAGAGACGGTGAAACGGCAcagcacatgaatcaaatggaccaaacaaaattctgctgttcagtctgtttggatctactgaaggatccggtgactattccctgtggacacagctactgcatgaactgtattaaaagcttctgggatgaagaggaaaagaagaaaatctacaGCTGCCCTCAATGCAGACAGACTTTCACAGCGAGGCCTGTACtggagaaaaacaccatgttagcagatttagtggaggagctgaagaagactggactccaagctgctcctgctgatcactgctatgctggacctgaagatgtggcctgtgatgtctgcactgggagaaaaatgaaagccttcaagtcctgtttattttgtctggcatcttactgtgagaaacaccttcAGCCTCATTATGATGTGGctccattaaagaaacacaagctggtggagccctccaagaagctccaggagaacatctgctctcgtcatgatgaggtgatgaagatgttctgccgtactgatcagcagagtatctgttatctctgctctgtggatgaacataaaggccacgacacagtctcagctgcagcagaaaggactgagaggcagagagagctggaggtgagtcgacaaaacatccagcagagaatccaggacagagagaaagatgtgaagctgcttcaacaggaggtggaggccatcaatcagtctgctgatcaaacagtggagcacagtgagaagatcttcactgaactgatccatctcatccagaaaagaagctctgatgtgaagcagcagatcagatcccagcaggaaactgaagtgagtcgagtcaaagagcttgaggagaagctggagcaggagatcactgagctgaagaggaaagatgctgagctgaagcagctctcacacacagaggatcacatccagtttctacacaactacccctcactgtcagcactcagtgagtctacagactcatccagcatcaatatccgtcctctgagctactttgaggatgtgacagcagctgtgtcagaggtcagagataaactacaggacattctgagagaggaatggacaaacatctcactgacagtcactgaagtggatgttttactgtcacaaccagagccaaagaccagagctggattcttaaaatattcacgtgaaatcacactggatccaaacacagcaaactcGTGGTTGTTATTATCAGAGGGGAACAGAAAAATAACTGTAATGAATCAACAACAGTCTtattctgatcatccagacagattcactGACAAGTTTCAggtcctgagtagagagagtctgactggacgttgttactgggaggtggagtggagaggggGAGGAGTTTGTGTAGCAGTTGCATACAAGAATATCAGCAGAAAAGGATATGAATGTGGATTTGGATATAATGACAAATCTTGGTCATTATATtgtaacaacaacagttacacatttttgtacaacaaGTTCCAAACTCGTGTCTCAGGTCCTCGttcctccagagtaggagtgtacctggatcacagagcaggtattttgtccttctacagcgtctctgaaaccatgactctcctccacagagtccagaccacattcactcagccgctctatgctggacttTGGCTTTGGAGAATTGGAAACACTactgagtttattaaagtgaaatagactgaagtctttcatattgtgggtttaaatctgtattttagttccattttattttctctccatcatttctgcacagagatcagctgtcagtcaaacattATGGGTGGTACCTCCACATCTTCTAGTTGTTCTCTTGAtgtttctgagtttttaaaGGAGATCTTTCCTGTGACTGTTTATGGAGGCTATCACTGctcatcatcattttcatttactcaaatatttctccacatgaaaatgtaaacttctctatcctctaaatgtttctggaatatttgtATTGAAAAATGTCGACATTTCTCTTTATGAGTATGGcagaccatgtgtgtgtgtttgtgtttgtttttgtcaaaatcatcaaacaaatgaggaaaaactatgattttaatgaatgaattcatatattgtgttgatgttttattgtgtgaatAAACTGGAAGGTTTAACTATAAATCAGACTTTGAACAaagtcttttcttctgtcttcattccAGGATCTCACTCAAATCTGATGCAGAAAATATGAAACTAATCTGAGAGAATAACTGAAGCAGTTTTCCTCCTGAAGCATCACAAAGTtcagagttcatgtttagagCAGAAGATTCAGCAGTCGCTCTGTGACCTTTCAACTTTCTTCACTAAAACAGCTTCATTACAGAGAAACAAGTCACATTTTCTTAAGTCCTTTCAGATGTTTGTAATGGTCCTTGAATGCAGCATCAGTGTTGCAGGTTTAAAAGGTCACTTTCTGTTGTGTTCAAAGATTTCCTTCAGATATGGTCTTTAATCAGTAAAGCCAGTGATACAGCAGTGTCATTAGCTGTGTTATTGGCACCAGgctgtgtttatgtatgtatttaattCTGTCTGAGGATGTCTTCAGCATGAAATGATCATTTGCTCAGCTGCTGTGTCTCATCTCTTATCAGACATTGGTTGGAACAGAGTTTTGTTGCTGACCATCTGACAAGAGGCTGAAGAAAAGCTTCAGGCTTCATTTGGACACTACGTTGGACAGAAGTCTCCACAAAAATGACtcagaaacacaaatattatTAATGAAAGTCCAAATTTCAAAAAGGGGTCATACATGATCCTGAGAAATGTCCTTGAACATTTGAACATGAGTCAGAGGGTTGTCAGGTTTCTACACTGCATCGTGGCATCAAGCCTGAGATGTCTGTGTGAACAAGTATGGaggacacaaatgcacagacggAGTCGAGCTGTTTACTGCTGATGAGGAAGGAAAATAGTCTGTTGGATATTAAAGCAGCATTTATTAGAGTAAGAACAGATACTTGTGTCCTTCATTTGATCCCCGTCAATTTACAGAAGACTTAAGGACCCTTTGACTTCTAACATACAGCTGCATGtttacaattatttatttatttatttatttctatcaAAGCGAGACTTTACTGATTAAAGACATATAATCAGACTTATTACTGTTACTCTCTGAAAAAGACTCACATAAAGCAGATTTATCACAAGCAAACATCAAGACACATCCTTCATGGCTTAAAGTTGCAGTGGGACTCTTTCGCCATCTGGTGGTTGTAACAGTTATGACAACTGTTCCTGCATATATGTTCCTCCTCAgtgtgaagaagactggactccaagctgctcctgctgatcactgcGTGTTCCTCCTGTGTCTAAAATCTATTTCCATTATGAATCAGGAAACTGTTTGCACCAATCATAAAGGCAATAAAATACGTCACACACTAAGAAATAACAAAAAGGAATTGTGGATTTCAAGGAGATTTTTGAAATCATAAGAATACAAACTAGTGCAAGACTGTCATGTTTTCATAAGTTTGTAGAGACACTGTTCTGTTGTATTCTAGGACATCAGTCACTTTTTAAATGCATgctactcctcctcctcctcatcatcatcatcagcaccaATGACCTCCTtttagtctttgttttgttatttttcagagtTCAGGAGACGTTCTTATGGGATTTCCACAGTGTACAAGTACTGTTTAGACCCTTTACCTAAAAGAAAAGAGTAAAGTACAAAGTAGATTTACTCACTGCAGGAAAATAATGCCTCAATCTGATATATTGTCTTATATGACAAACTGAAACTGATGCATCAAAGTGTAAGCAGCATTTTCCTGTTACAGCTGGTCTAGATGGAACTGATCTGATCTCCTTTAGGTACAGGTAGATATCCAGTGGGTTTGCTAAGGGTCACAGATGAGGGGCTGTGTGAGATGTTTAATGGGAAAGGAAATAAAACCATTGTTCCAGACCTGCAGCTAAGATACTCGAGTATCTTAAAATATGAAGCTGGGTATTACTTCCATACTTTCCTCCACTGCTGATGACCTTGTTACCTG from Pelmatolapia mariae isolate MD_Pm_ZW linkage group LG18, Pm_UMD_F_2, whole genome shotgun sequence includes the following:
- the LOC134617409 gene encoding tripartite motif-containing protein 16-like, with amino-acid sequence MNQMDQTKFCCSVCLDLLKDPVTIPCGHSYCMNCIKSFWDEEEKKKIYSCPQCRQTFTARPVLEKNTMLADLVEELKKTGLQAAPADHCYAGPEDVACDVCTGRKMKAFKSCLFCLASYCEKHLQPHYDVAPLKKHKLVEPSKKLQENICSRHDEVMKMFCRTDQQSICYLCSVDEHKGHDTVSAAAERTERQRELEVSRQNIQQRIQDREKDVKLLQQEVEAINQSADQTVEHSEKIFTELIHLIQKRSSDVKQQIRSQQETEVSRVKELEEKLEQEITELKRKDAELKQLSHTEDHIQFLHNYPSLSALSESTDSSSINIRPLSYFEDVTAAVSEVRDKLQDILREEWTNISLTVTEVDVLLSQPEPKTRAGFLKYSREITLDPNTANSWLLLSEGNRKITVMNQQQSYSDHPDRFTDKFQVLSRESLTGRCYWEVEWRGGGVCVAVAYKNISRKGYECGFGYNDKSWSLYCNNNSYTFLYNKFQTRVSGPRSSRVGVYLDHRAGILSFYSVSETMTLLHRVQTTFTQPLYAGLWLWRIGNTTEFIKVK